The Chlorocebus sabaeus isolate Y175 chromosome 14, mChlSab1.0.hap1, whole genome shotgun sequence genome segment CGGCTGCGCTGGGACTTCGGGCCCCACCATGAGCCAGGCCCTGAACACCAGTTCTTGTGCCCGTGTTATCTGCTTGGTATGTTGGCAGCctgcgcacctgtcatcccacttCACAGAGGACACGGGGGCGGGTGATTGCCCAAAGCCGCAGAGCAGTTCATGCAAAAGCAGCTCGTTGTGCagtgtgccaggccccacccacaaaTGGGGCTTGTGGGGTCCTCGGGTGGCAGAGACTGAGCGTGGGAATGTGAGCTTCAGGCCACAGAAGCCACAAAAGGGTGAATGGCGTGATGGCGGGGCAGCACTTGGCCCTGGGTTAGGGAAGCCTCTTTAGTCTAGAACCAGAGGGTTGAGAGCATTTAGTCAAGTAATAGTTGGTGGAGGAGAGGCTGGTGGTGTAGCCTGTGTGAAGGCCTAGGGGTgagagagtgggggtgagtgagtgggaatgagtggggtgtgagtggtGGTGAGTGAGTGGAGGTGTGATGGAGTGAGTGGGggggtgtgagcggggatgagtggggtgtgatggggtgagtgagcgggagagtGAGCggggtgagtggggtgtgagtgggggtgagtgagcgggagtggtagcggggttgagtggggtgggagcggggatgagtgaaCAGGGCTTATGCAGGGAGGTGCAGAGTTGGGAGGGGGTGGGTTGGGTGCTGGATGGTGAGAAGCTCTTCTGGAGAGCtaagcagggcctggggcctcaggctgtggcttggccttttccccaagagcactggggagccatggagtgcTATCGAACAGTCACTGCAGACTGAGCAGTGAACGGACAGTAGGTGGGCAGGCCTGTCCGAAATCTAGGCCACAGAgaatagatgaggaagttgagtccAGGGAAATGGCTGAGACAAGGGATACTGTTGTGGGTCCCCTCTGTCTTGCAGCGCTTTGTCATGGCATAGTGAGACCACTCAGAGGTGCCTCCTGTGACCTGGACCAGAGCCCCAGGGGCTGTGACCAAACCTGCCCATttccagcacaggcctggcacccACTCCTGGCCCTAGGAGGGATAAGATTTTGGAAAGGACCGTGTGAAGGGGCCCCGGTCCCACACATCTGCCCAAGGAGGGTTGGGGGGTTCAGACCCAGGCTTCTTCCCCAGGGACATTCTCTTACTGGAAGGAGACCCTCCAGGAACCCAgtgccccagcccccactgcagcctccagtggcTCTTGGCACAATAGCCTGTGGTACCTCCTCCTACGAGGCCCTCCCCGGGGTGCTAGGGGATTCAGACTTGGAAATGCAGGCCAGGGAACGGGGATcatgcttccctgtctccccaccctgcgCTGAACGATCGAGGAGACCAAGGGCGGGGCTGATACCCCACATGCTTCCTTGGGgtcatttttgagtcactttcGGTAGTTTGTGTCCTTCTAAGAATTTGGCTGTTGTGTCTAGATGGTCTGgtttgttggtgtacaattgttcgtagtgttttcgtggaatccttttatttctgtcaggtcggcaataatgtttcctctttcatttctgattttagaaacttgggtttgtaattttttatttcttcatttttattagagatggggtctcatcatgttcccccgggctggtcttgaatgctggcctcacgatccttccacctcagcctcacaaagtgctgggatgacaggcgtcagccatggtgctcagtctctgattttagtcatttgtgtCCCGTCTTTCTTTCCTCGGTCAGTCTAGTGAACGATTTGtcaattgtgttattttcaaaaaacccaccttcggttctgttatctcttttgtttttccattctctgtatttttactttccatttccactctcacgtttattattttcttccttttattcactttgggtttagttctttttctagtttctcaaggtggaaggttaggtttttgatttgagatttttcttccttctttgaatgtagacatttacagttataaatttccctttcagcactgccttagctgcatcttggaatttttgatacgttgtgctatttttatttttaaagacagagttttgctctattgcccaggctggggtgcagtggtgcaatcttggctcactgcaacttctactcaGGTTagagccattctcatgcctcagcctcccgagtagctggaattacagatgtgcaccactccacccggctaatttttgtattttttttaaatatagagacgggatttcaccatgtttcccaggctgatctcaaactccgggactcaagcgatgctcctgcctcggcctcccacagtgctgggatgagaggcgtgagccaccgcactggccgggGCTGTGCGtttgtttgcattcttctcaaattagtttttggtttccctgctggtctctttgactcactggttgtttaggagtgtgtagttttcacatattttttgaatttcccacaTTTCCTTCACTGTCGATTTCTAGTTTTGTGCCAGTACAGCTGAAGAACACCTCTGCTTTGGTCTCAGTCCTTCTCCATTCACTGAGGCTCGTTttgtggcctggcacatggtctgtCATGGGGAATGTCCCATGGGTGCTCGAGAGGACTGTGTATTcggctgttgttgggtggcgtgTGTGACAGATGTCCATTCGGCGTACCTGGTTTCCTATGTTAATCTCCGGAATGTTTCTGACACTAGAAAATCaggctttgggagaggccagtgagCCTGTGGGTTGGGAGCCTGGTTGCATGAGAGAAGCATGTGTGGGAACGCCAGGGGCCAGCTTTGAATCCCATTCCCCCAACATGATGCCATGTGTGGCAGACGTGATGCTTGGCTTTGCTCTCTCAGGGTTCCATCTGTGACAGGGGCCACTTGTGCCCCTGGCCTCATCAGCTCAGGCTGAAGGCAGCCCTGATCCTGGCCAGAGGGTCTTTGTGAAGCAGAAATAGATGGCCTGGTGCAGGTGCCAAGCCCCTGCTGTTCACTCTGCGTCCATCCACAACCTCGGCCCTGGGAGTTGTAAAGAAGGCCGGCCTGTACCATGAGCATCTGCACCAAGATGTGCCCATGTCACAGTGTGCTTGGCGTCTGCCCTGGCACAGGTGCATGGCCTGTCTGCGCTCAGGCGCCCCGCCTATGGGGCCCAGGCTCACAGAGGTGTGAAGGAGGCAAGCAGGGGCCTCTGAGCCCAGCCAGCCTCGCTTCGATGCTGGGAGACTAACgtcttccattttgtcttctgcccaGACCAGCTGCGGGCCGTCCAGTGGCTGTGCTACTTCTACAGCGCCGTCATGCCCAGCGAGGCCCAGTATGTCATCTACCACgatctccagctctccctggcccGCAAGGTGGCCGACAAGGTGCtggaggggcagctcctggagaccATCAGTCAGCTGTACCTGTCCCTGGGCACGGAGCGGTAAGGGCTGGTTttgcagtggtggaggtgggggcgggcagggagaagggcacagggaagctggcccagggcccagcagcccctctccttttgatcatttggtgctttggcatcagatgctttgagctggccggcctggggtcatcccagggctgctgctggcccaTGAGTCCCAGCTTGAGCCTCCCTTGTTGGGGCAAAGGTCACCTCaaccccagcagaggcagtaGGTGCACTCTGGGCTGTTCTTCCTACTATGGTGGCTTTTGTCATCTTACCTGTGCCTGCCCCGAATCTTCACTCCTGGGCTTCGTCTGTCCCCTTAAATGTGACCACAGCAgccacctgtggcttctctcccacagaagacagagccagttgtgtcacctgcttccctggggcaGGGTTTCAAGGTCTCACATCCCATATTTGGCCTAGTCAGCTTCCCCCAAGCATCCTGACCTGGTGGGGTAACCAtggccctggccaccccacccatAGGGCCCAGTGACATTGCTGCAGTCCCAGCCCCTTGAGTGTTGGACTTACTGAGAAAGCAGAGAAGGAGCCAGATTCCATAGGGACCTGGGAGACTGACTGTAGTCTTGGCCTCaagttcacagaaggaaaatgggacagtgtgctagagccatgcttctcaaagtgtagtccctggaccagtagagcagcatccatgtcacctaggagtttgtggcaagtgggagttctagggcctgccccaggcctgtggagccggaagctctgggggcagggccagcaagCTATAAGGACAGGCCTCCGGGTGACTGTGATGCCTGCACACCTTGAGAACCATCGACCTAGATAGCCTCTGAACACTAACGGCTCCTGGTGCGTCTGGAGAAGACACAGGCCAtgtctgggaggcaggggagatggactagcacactcctcctgccacagggcagcatgatgctcgattccctcagaaggatgtccttcatcttttccatgcCGTGTGTGTTCACTCTGGCCatcccagcagcctgggaagggcagaacactgcacacacaagagggccgttcccagtccccacatgccagattcatctgtcaccagacccacgggaggaggcagactggttccaggaggatgagagcccttgttctgacacctgtgtctgattccagtgattccagggcctacaaatcctctctggactacaccaaacgaagtctggggattttcattgacctccagaggaaagaggaggcacatgcctggctgCAAGCAGGGAAGATCTATTACCTCCTGCGGCAGAGCGAGCTGGTGGACCTGTACATCCAGGTGAGTGGCAAGGGATGCAGGAGGACTCCTGTGCTGTTCactctctgtccatccacccatccattcacccttccatcatctatttacctgttcatccttccatccatccatccatcatccatccgtctgtcctttcatccatccatcattcatccatccttttatcatccatctattcacccgtctatccatccattcacctgtccatccacccatccgttcatccttccatcacctatttacctgttcattcttctatccatccatcatccatccatccatcatgcaTCCACTCGCTtgctcatccttccatccatccatccctttatCATCCATTGATTCAGCCACCATCCGTCCATCTGTTCGtccgttcatccttccatcatccatccattcacctgttcatccatccatccatcatccatccatcattcatccacctACCAATTGatctttccattcatccatcctctcacccatccatccattcaccgttcgtccatccacccacccaccaatctacctattaatgcatccctccattcatctatctgtccatttgtttatccatacattcgtctgtccaccatctatccatccacatgtacatacatcatctaccctccacccatccatacattatctacccacccatacatacacacatcattccacccacccacccatccatccaagcattcatctatccacacacccttccatccatccatgtgtcttcatctcctcatccattcatccatccatccactcattcctaagccactgctgagcacctgttgtgtgccttttccctccctccaactggttccctcacatcctcctccggtggccagcatcttctccctgagggcagaggcgcGGCCCCTCACAGTGCACAGCACTTGCTGGTATACAGCACATCCTCAAATAATGTGACCACTCagttaacacacagaagaacttgCTCCAAGCGACACGTGGCACATCTCCTTACAAAATGAATCTATCATAGTGgctgttttcagaggctttccGAAACACTGTGTGATCTGGTACAAATTGTGAAGCCCAGGAGCCTGGTGAAGctttcattattgagcacctgctgtatacctccttgagctgaggagagggatcaagagctcatggccaagaggggaccaggcccacccacaaACACTGAAACACTGCTGATGTGGCAGGGATGTGACAACGCAGAAAGGAGACaggggctgggctcccagcaatctaggggccacggagactggtttgagtgcagGGGGAGTGGGCTAGGGCTACCCCTGGTGGTAGGATTCACAGGTGTcgggctcctgggctgcagctgctcagtcacctcctggcactcaggtgcatcagttcattgtcctcatgccagtggtgggggcagcctccatgcacagggtctgaaaaatgctcAGGTGTACCTGTAGTGTGTGGGAGAAAAGAGGCTGGCAAAGGTGCGCGTAGCCACGTTGCTAGGTGTGGGTCTGGAGcgaacttctgtctcctttcaggtgGCACAGAATGTGGACGTGCACACAGGCGACCccaacctggggctggagctgtttgaggcagttggagacatcttcttcaatgggccctgggagcaggaggaaggcatGCCCTTCTACCGAgtgagctggcctgtgggctgatgtgggtgggcctcagtggGGCACCTGGTGGTCTGAGGCATATGACCATGCCGCTGCCCGGGAAAAACGCTCGGAGCCTGGACGTGACAATTGCTCTACCCTTGTACCTGATGACCTCAAGCAACCATGAGTGGGAAGTCCTgtccccatcttccagatgaggaaactgaggctcagagaggcacagggacatgtcaaaggacacacagcatatcagtgggaggcccaggtctgcatgtACCCCGAAGCGGGAcgacttctcctttcctctgagctcacagtgtggctcagccctgggcacagatcAGTGTGGTGTTTCTAGAGCAGAGAGGAGTGTTGGCTCCCCCCAGTCAGACCCCCAGTGCTCAGGTGGGAGCGGCTGGTTTGAGGCTGTCGGGAGTAGCTGGATGGGCCTCAGGTGACTCTTCAGCCCCCAACTTGGGTGTCTGAACTATGTGTTATCCCACAGCACAGAGCTGTGTCGAGGTGCAGGAGTAGCTGGGGTGTGGGAAGCTCCAAGCACATGTTTGAGCTCTGATGAGGACGCTGCGCAAGGTGGGTGCTGTGGGAAAcctgaccccacctgcctgtgtggtaggaccaggccctgcccctggcaGTGACTACGGACAACCGCAGGGTGGAGCTGCAGCTACAGCTGTGCAGCAAGCTGGTGGCACTCCTGGTCACAATGGAGCAGCCACAGGAGGGCTTGGAGGTTGCCCACATGGTCCTAGCACTCAGCATCACTCTGGGTACGTCCCCTGAGCCCCCACCCTGCCAGGACCCACACtttgccagagcccagcctctgggtctgcaggccaggagctgaaacagctgctggattttcctggtctcctgtccaggcaggcagatctgcccAACTGGCTTCCCCGTCCGGCTGTGGGGCACAGCCCGAGGTCTCTCACGCAGTGCAGAGCTCCCTGCCTGCCTGagttctgcttcctctgcctgttcccgctgctgaccacaagggccgcccagtgtgccctctgccttccagacatgccaggcatctcgttggtccctgtatgtgccaggctgagtggcacaTTCCCTTTGTCTTGTGCCTTTCCCACCGTCATCAACCACACGGCTCTCTGGCTGATAAAAATCCCAGTTCCCCTTCCAGCAGTCTGCCCCTTAAGGCCGGGCATcccctggtgctgtgccagggtcGTCTGTCCCCCTCCAGAGACAGGGAACCCTAGGCAGGCCACATGTGCCAGTGCCTTGTGTCCTGTGGaccagtacacagtaggtgtgcagctGACTTCCCAAGGTAGGGGGATCTGATCGTGACACACCCAGGAGGAGTCAGATGTCACAtctgtgggttgcctggagctggggtaCCCGGGAGCACCTGAACTGCATGGGCTCCCCTGGTTAAAaccagtgagcaaaggcaggtggctatgtgtagacacagagctgggccatcCAGGTCCGACTTTGCCAAAGCCTCACAGTAGACAGGGGCAGGCCTTATTAATTCTGCTTTCCAGACGGGAAAGTGAGTCTGGGAACCCAGAAGGGAATGGCCAGAGCTGCCCaggtgaccacaggtgcctggaggCAAGCCACGAGTGCTGCCTGGGGTCTGTATAcctgctcctgaggggcctgtgccctgcctgccccagggagccacgtcctcacacctgcccctttgGCCTGCACCCCAGGGGACCGGCTGAATGAGCGCGTGGCCTACCACCGGCTGGCCACCCTGCACCACCGGCTGGGCCATGACAAGCTGGCGGAGCACTTCTACCTCAAGACCCTGTAGCTCTGCAACTTGCCACTGGGGTTCGACGAGGAGACCCTCTACTACGTGAAGGTGTACCTGATGCTCCGTGACATCATCTTCTACGAcctgaaggtgggagggaggggcagggctcggggTGTTCCCAGTCCCCTTGGAGTGGGATCTCCACCCAGACCcgaggcctgggttccagccttccTTAGAAATGGCCCAGTGGCCGCCCTGGAGCTCTATGCCCGGCTGGAGGAGCCAGCAAGGTTAGCAGATACAATTCAGCTCCCAagatggccaggccccaccctcaggaaCTCAGTCTCAGCCAGGGAGACTGACACATGAGTGGGCAATGGTGGCCTCTGGGTTAAGAAGGAGGATTGTAGTCAGGGaggccctcctggaggaggtgacatcaaagctgagtcttgacagtcaagtgtcaaggtgcatttaacaaagaaaatagggTCGGGAGAAGGACATTTCGGAGGACAGCATCATCCTCACATTGAATCCACGTTGCAAGATCCAACCCAAATCCTggcacctcctctaggaagcctgcgcagggtgccagcctgcacggagcaactccttcctggagtcccgagacaccttgaatcttcacatcacccaggaagggtggggtgggaccagtatcttaccattgggttcacaaacagggaaaccccagctcagggcaggtgcagtggggcggggccccagccagccaggctgaGGCCTTGCTGGGTCGGGTGTGTCTGGAGGGGACGTGCTGTGCTCTGTCTGCCCCAGCCTTGCAGGGCTGGAGAGCTGGGACTGGCAGACTCAGACCTGGGCTGTCTCCACCCCTCTGCCCCGCAGGCACCGCCCTTCCTTAGCATCACACCGGCACCGCGTCAGTACTCGTTATGGGCTGAGGGGCCCGGGCACTCCAGTCCAGGGGCCGAGATCTTGGAGGCCTTAGAACAACTTGAGGAGCGGGGCAGCCCTAAGACCCTGCCCTGTATCCCCCACTGCAGGCCTACAGCAGCCCGATATGCCTCAGCCCAGTGCTGGCGACACCTGGTGGTCAGATGtggtccctgtggcctcccaagtcccagccagacaTGGAGGTGCCAGGTGTCAGGCCTAGGGGGACGCTGCTCACTGCTCAGGGGCTTACCTGGGACCCAGGGGGACGGGCCTCCCAGAAGaggcctttctctctcttggtcaagcctgccgcccactccgcctgtccaggagaaaggaaagcgcCAAGTAGTACCTGAGAGGCCAAAGTCCATGGTTGGGGTCGGGGGACAGtggcctccttcacctccttcccatgcacagccctctgggCCTCATCGTGACTATGCTGTCAGCGCAGGCCagcttcccacagggaggcccccttggaattccccaagggcggctgtctttccaaggctacaccctcctccttgtataggaggctctggacccagggcccagaggagtgggagaaaaagcCGGGCTGGATGGGACCTGGAAGGTTGGCAGAGAAGCAGGGGTAAATGGGCATCTTTGCCAACTGCCTCTAAAATGGTGTCCCCTTTAGTCTACACATGAGAGTGAGCCCTGGAATAGGGTGGATTAGGTGTGTCCTGGCTCAGCCTGCCACTCAGTAGCTGCTGTACACACTACAGGCAGATGAAAAtgcgcacaggcacacacaggtgcgcgcacacacacagggacacgtACGCACAGGCACATGTAGAGACATATGCTTTGGCTGGCTCCTTCCTATTTAGTTGGGAAGTCcccaccccttcaggaagcctttgcctttcacccctggctgagtctgggacctcctgggcttccctctgccACAGCCCGGGCCACCCTGTGTGGTCAGTGTTCACTCCCGAGGCCCTCAGACTGGGAGCAAGGACATTAGGCTCAGCCACgcacccagcacagagtccaGTGTTCGGCTGGGCCGGGTGCATTGGATGAGCAGTGGCGGTGACTTGGGGCCTTCTCACGCCCCTGCTCCGTGTGTGGGGTGGGACAGTGAGGGAATGGACTGCTGCATCTTGGACTTTGTCATTGGGAGCCATCTTGAGATGGTAaagagggacaggccaggcatgggtctTAGAGAGGTCCCTTAGGTGACCCCCatgtggaggaggagcctggggagaagccgggtgggggatgggagggtcaaGGAGGAGGTCTGGGAGATGGCATCCCATCCCAGCGATGGTGAGTTTGAGCCAAAGATGCATTGACAATGGGAGTGGATATCTGGGGAGTCACATTCTGTCAATATTTCAGGGAACATTGCCAAAGAGGACACCTTAGAGATGGTTTTCTACCTGGCCTGGCCCGTGGAGGGCCTGGAAATG includes the following:
- the LOC140713382 gene encoding SH3 domain and tetratricopeptide repeat-containing protein 1-like isoform X1, yielding MSSSRCWQAPWRQAVPMQGQALCGLLRQPALPGLPRDHPALGTESPACWEFLDITLGSRQARLRWDFGPHHEPGPEHQFLCPCYLLDQLRAVQWLCYFYSAVMPSEAQYVIYHDLQLSLARKVADKVLEGQLLETISQLYLSLGTERDSRAYKSSLDYTKRSLGIFIDLQRKEEAHAWLQAGKIYYLLRQSELVDLYIQVAQNVDVHTGDPNLGLELFEAVGDIFFNGPWEQEEGMPFYRNPFDAARYYQLALAAAVDLGNKKAQLKIYTRLATISHNFLLDSEKSLFFYQRARTFATELNVHRVNLPPLPPCGWAPWLTPATLAEDSIQGSGYCARRMVSCLSWCLPWLIFWEMEE
- the LOC140713382 gene encoding SH3 domain and tetratricopeptide repeat-containing protein 1-like isoform X2, with protein sequence MSQALNTSSCARVICLVCWQPAHLSSHFTEDTGAGDCPKPQSSSCKSSSLCSVPGPTHKWGLWGPRVAETERGNVSFRPQKPQKDQLRAVQWLCYFYSAVMPSEAQYVIYHDLQLSLARKVADKVLEGQLLETISQLYLSLGTERDSRAYKSSLDYTKRSLGIFIDLQRKEEAHAWLQAGKIYYLLRQSELVDLYIQVAQNVDVHTGDPNLGLELFEAVGDIFFNGPWEQEEGMPFYRNPFDAARYYQLALAAAVDLGNKKAQLKIYTRLATISHNFLLDSEKSLFFYQRARTFATELNVHRVNLPPLPPCGWAPWLTPATLAEDSIQGSGYCARRMVSCLSWCLPWLIFWEMEE